The sequence below is a genomic window from Canis aureus isolate CA01 chromosome 26, VMU_Caureus_v.1.0, whole genome shotgun sequence.
TCCCTCCAGGTCTAAATACAATGTTTCTATGAGTGACCTTAGTTGGGAGGTGATCTGCGCGAGTCCTTTAGGGGAAAACATGCTGGCAATTCATTATTAAAACATCCCGTCTCCACGCGAAATAAGTGTGCGCTGCTCAGGACTCATGGACTGTGACCTGTGCTGTTACCTTTGGGTGGCACCGACGTAGGTGGGCAGGTTGCACAGGGCTTGGAGTTTCGCAGGGCGCGCAGGCTGCAGATTCCAGGCCTGGAAGCTTCTGCCCGAACGAAAGGAGACGCCGAGCGCCCAGCCGCCTGCAGCCAGAGCTGGCAACGACCTCGACCTGAGAAAGACGTTGGCGCCTGGCCCTTGGGTTGGACTCCTGGCACGTTGGCGTTGGCGCAGCTGCTGCAGGTGTAGACAGGGGACAGAAACCCCCTGCCCAGTTGTACAGGTGAGATGCACGCCGGCTCCACAGCGAGGGAAGGGGGATCTCTCACAAGGGCGCTGCGGTTGAGCAGGTTCGGCCAGGGCGACGGGACCCGTGGGGTCTTTTGTGTTTGGGCGTCGAGGGTAGTCAGGACGAGAAAAACGAGGAAGTCCCTAGCAGAGAGCGAGTCCCTGGCTCCCTCCCGGCCTTCTTCGGGGCTCCCCTGCCGCTGAGGTCTCGGCAGTCCCAGAGCTGGGGGGAGGCCGGCGGGGGTGAGAGAGACTcggctggggcggggcgggcgggcggagaAGCGGGCTGGGCctgagggggcggggaggagacCGGGTCCCCGAGGCAACGCTTCTCTCCCTTTCGGCCTCCCCGCGCCGCAGGGAAAGGCCCGCGAGGTGCCGCAGCGGCCCGGCTCCCGGAGCCGGAGCTGGGAGGATGCACGCTCCAGGGCCCTGGCGCTCGGGGAACCACGCGCAGCTCGGGCTTCGGAcagccccgggccccgcggcAGGCTTCCCGGACCGAGGGCACAGTCTTCTGGGGCGCGACCGAGGCCGAGACCGCGGAAAGGCCTGGAAGGGTGGGCAGGCGGCGGAGGGGCGCGGGCCCTTGGAGGAAGCGGCCTGGAGCAGGCAGGTCCGGACTGGGAAGGCGAAGGTGAGACGGTGAACGGACTCACAGGGCCCAGGGTTGTGAGCTGAGGGTACTGGgccgcttaaaaaaaaaaaagaaaaagaaaaaaagtcgaTCAATCAATCAACTTGGGAAAGCAGGTGGGAGCAGAGGGCGCTCCCCACCCTGGGTTGCCCCTGCCGCGGAGCCCGCCGGGGCTGCAGGTCCAGGCCACCTGCGGGACGAGGGACGCGGGACCCGCTCCTGCGCGGCTCCGGGGGCGGCCGGTCCCGGTCTCTCTCCCCTTCGGTGCCCAGGGCCGGCCAAGAACTCTGGGAGGCCCGACTCCAGCCCTTTCTGATAGTCCCCTCAAAATAAGAATAGCATTAAATCCTGGGCAGTGACACTAGAAATGTTAACATCAGCCTTCACATACAACTCCATGGTCATTTTTTGACTCAAAAGCCAATGTGGGGGTGCCCCGGCCTTGCTCCCGCCGCCCCAGATCGGGCTGTCAGAGGCTTCCCCGGCCCAGCTGCCCAGGCGGCACCCTCGGGTGCCAGTCCCTCCGCCCAAATCGGTGTCCTCCCCGGGACGTTCTTTGTGTTTCTAATTCTCCCCgcgctgttttatttttttctttcagtggtgAACTGAGTCGGTCTATGGGGGCTGTGTCCCCGCCTCGCTCACAGCCTCGGGGATCCCCCGCCAAGCAAATGGGCCttgagcccggagcccggagcccggagccccagAGCCGCCCCTCCACGTTCGCCGCCTCTGTCCCCGGAGGTCGGGAGCCTCGGGGGCCGCCGCGGTTACTCCCGGGTGACTGTGGAGCGCACAGATGGGGGACGCCCGGGGCCGCGCTCCCGGCCTGCTGATGGATCGTCTCATTTCCCGACTTGATGGGCCGGAACCCGGGCTGGCGGGGGCGCTCTGGCCGCTGCACCCTGGTTGCGGAGCGAGGGTGCCCTGGGCGGATCCCGCCCTGCCGCGCCCTCCCCCCCGCGCTGCGCCCCCCCGGGTACCCCTTCCTCCGCTCTCTgtgcccgcgcccgcgccgcgtCCGGGTCTGGAGGGCCGGGGCTCGGCTCCCGGCACCGCCCGCACCGCGCTGTCGCCGCCCTCTCCCGCCGGAGGCCGCGGGGACCGCGCTCCCAAGGACCCTTCGAGGGACCGACAGCCCCACCCGGGTCCACCCGAAGGCCGCTCCCCGCCTCGGCCTGGGAACTCCGGAGGGAGGCGGCGGGAccgggcgggggtgcggggagggccTCTGTGCCAAGGAAACTGCGCCCTGAGACGCTTGCATCGCGCCTTGGGGGGCACCAGTCTGTCCACCCTGTGCCCTCACCTCGTCCACAGTTCAGGCAGGCGTGGGAGGGGGCCAGAAGCTCGGGAAGCCAGGCTTCGGGGAGAGGAGGACGGTTGATCGCTGCCCAGGGATCGCTGGGCTCCCGGCTTCTGGGCCATAAGCCtgggttgctttttgtttttgttttcctttcagcttCCCAGAATTTCGGAACCCAGACTGTGCTCCAGGTGTTCCTCCCGCTGGCTGGGGCTTGTTTGGTGCTCAGGGCATCAGGCCTGCCATCTCAAGGAATCCCCATTCTGGGAGTGTATTTGGGCTAAGTATCCTGGCCCACTCCCCACCTGCTAAGAAAGTGCGCACCCCTACCGCCAGGAAGGGGCCGCGGGGGTCAGGGGACCCAGGTAGTGCACTGTCCAAACGCtaaagtgtggtctgtggaccagtAGCGTCACCTTCACCTGGATACTGCagaagcccaggccccacccatcCCCTGCATTAGAACCTGCATTTAAAAAGGTCACCTAGGGGACTTGGGTACCCTGCAGTTGGCTGGAGAAGCCCTGGCCTCACTGATAGAGGCTGAGCTACTGCTAACGCATCCCACCTTGTGTGTCCCAGCTTCATCTTCATCGTCTGTCAAATGGGACATGTTTCTGAGGTTCCCAAGGAATTCTTCAGCACCCCTGAAACCGCTTCAGGCCAATGACATTAAAATCTCTAGTTGGTGGAGCCTGGCAGGAATGCAGCTCTAAGTgtctccagatgattctaatagCCCAGAAGAACAAGTGTAGAAATAACCCCCTTTGCAGATGAGTTGAGATAGGCCTGGGCCCTGTACAACACTGTGAGTACAGTGGTTAACACTCGGGGCTCTATAGCCAGATtcacccaggcccctgcagacggggCCTCGAGACAGCTAATTAATcttgctgtgcctcagtttccttatctgttaaatggAGTTGATAATAATGCCCTACCACAAAAGGTATGGTTCAGATTTAGAACCAAAAATGTAGAATCAAATTCAGTAAATCCTAGTTTACAATGCCACATTTGTCAATCTCTCATTTTAAGCTAACTGACAGTCTACTTATTTACCTCTGCCTCAAGCAGTCCTCTTCCAGGGTACAGTGACTTGGTTTTGCTTCAATATTCATGtctatttttcaacattttatttattggagttcaatttgccaacaaatagtataacacccagtgctcatcctgtcaagtgcccccctcagtgcctgtcacccagtcaccccatccccctgcccacctccccttctgctaccccttgttcatttcccagagttaggagtctcatgttttgtcaccccttctaatttttcccactcactttctctcctttctcctttaatcactttcactattttttatattccccatatgagtgaaatcaacattttattattattatttttttaagattttctttatttattcatgagacacagagagaggcagagacacaggcagagggagaagcaggagctaaaccactgagccacccgggctgcctgaaatcaatattttaaaagtgaggggtggctcagcggttgagcatctgcctttggctcagagcctgatcccagattcctgggatcgagtctcacatggtgttccttgcatggagcctccctctgcctgtgtctctgcttctctctttctctgtgtctttcatgaatagataaataagatcttttttaaaattttaaatgtgaatcttaaaaaaaacaaacattttaaatgtgaaaacaattatttcaaaTGGCCTAGCAATTTAGTAAACCTGATCCTCTTTGCACTGGCAAAGTGTGCTTCTAGCTCGGTGGCTCACCATGGCAGCAACTGAATAAAAatacctggagggcttgttaggACACAGATGGCAGGGCTccacccagagattctgattctgtaggtctgggaAGGGGCTGAACAATTGTATATCTAACAAGCCCCCAAGTAGTGCTGATGCTTCTGGTCAGAGAGGACCACATTCTGTGAAGCACAGTGCGATGAATGGTCTGCCCTGAGCATGGTAGGAATCTCAGCTGCAGCGTTGGCCATAGAAATATACTGCAAACTataattgcaattttaaatattctggtaggcacattttatttttaaattgttatttattattttctcttgaaatatATTTGGCATATAACCTTGTGTAAATTTAGGGGGTACAGTATGTTAGTCTGATACATTTAAATAGACTGCAATTGTAGCAATAGTTAGCACTTCCGTCACctcatataattatcattttgttttttgtgtttttttgtggtGTGAATGGTTAAGATCTAGTCCATAGCAAGTTTAATGATCATGATACAGTATTGTTGTCTATATATTGTACACTGGATCTCGAGGACTTATTTATTGGctagctgaaagtttgtacccccAAACAATATCTCTACCAGTAAATGGTAATTACCATTTTACTATGTTTTTGAgtctagtagccacattttaattttattttttaaagatttttatatttattttaaagagagaatctcaagcaaactccacagTGGACACAGAACCTGACTTGGGGcctgattccatgaccctgagatcacgacctgaatggaccccaagagttggatgcttgactaactgtgccaccaaggcacccccacattttaaaaagtaacaaagggggcacccaggtggctcagtcagtcaagtgtcttccttcagctcaggtcatgatctcggtgccctggaatcgagcccctcatcgggctccctgctcagtgaggagtctgcttctccctctcccttttaccctcccctcactcatgcgtgttctctctaataaataaaatcttaaaaaataaaataaaaggtaaaaagtaaaaggatagaattaattttaagaatatattttattaaaaaaaagaatatattttatttaacaggaTATATCCAGAATTATCAATATTTCAACATTGAACTAGTAACAAATACTGATGAGCTACTTTATATTttgcattaaatgtaaatgtactttGTATTTTCGTATTAAATGTTTGAAATCTAGAGAGGAGCCTGGTGCCAATGACATATAGTGTATCTGTTCTCTTTCAATCTTGTCATGGAATGGGCCAGGAAGGCATTAAAAGTGATTctgagggacacccgggtggctctgtggttgagcatctgcctttggctcagggcatgatcccggggtcccaggatcaagtcccgcatcgagctccctgcagggagcctgcttctccctctgcccgtgtgtctctgcctctctctatgagtctctcatgaataaataaataaaatctttaaaaaaatttatgactTGTCTTTGGCATAAATGTTTGATTCCTGGAACGTTCACTTTCGCAACTTCTTGGCCCTTGTCAAaatcacattcattcattcattcattcattcctcaagGGGAGCTCgctatggaacttgatcccaggttcctgggaccatgccctgagacaaaggcagatgctcaaccactgagccacccaggttcccctagtaatgaaactattttaaagaatCACAGGCTGGCATAGCTGGAAGTTGCTGCAGAGAATGTCTGCAGCCAAATTATTGTTCCAGTGAGGAAAGCTAAGCTCAGGAAAGCTAGTGCCCGGCACAGCCTCCCCTGCTCCCAGTGTTGATATCCCCAGGAGTAAGAGTGAAAATAGGGCCCCAGAACTTGTGCGCTTGGCAAGACTCCTCATCCTTACCTCCTCCTCCACACTCACCGCCTCATAATCACCATATGCCTGGAAGCCACCAAGACTATTCTCATGTGATCTTTATCTCTATCAACGTCAGACACCCGAGGATGCTAGCCCCCAAGCCGCTGCTAATATGGCTCTGAAATTCTCCTACTGACGTCATCTCCTGCCTTCACCCCATCTTCTCAAACTCATTATCAGTTATCAGCATTTCCCCTAAATCCTCAAGTTCTCTGAAGATTCCCCTCACTTGCTTGCTCTAACTTAGATCTGGATCTCATATGAGGACACTGCTCTCTGTGCATCCCTCACAAGAGAGTTGTCATCTCCCAAACTCCCCACATTAGGTAGTAAGGTGGGTGTGAGTCCTCTTTGCTGCTTGTTGTTTTCCCAGACAATTCACTTCTTCTTCTCTAACCCCCAACTCCCTCAGCTTTGAATTTGATGCCATCAGACTGTAACTCCAACTATGCTTTCTTATACCACCATGCACTggtaccccacccccacccccaaacctggGGCATGTCTCATTCTCTGAATGTGTTAGCTACTGACTCACTGGCACTCTCAGTCATCCcttcttctttttggtggcttCAGTGACCATCAAGATGATGTTCTAACACCAAAGCcactagttcctttttttttttttttaacagagagtgagtgagcaagagaaagaacatgagcagggagagaagcagactcctcacttagcaggaagcctgacacgggctcagtcctgggactccagggtcatgacctgagcctaaggcagacacttaactgactgagccacccaagcaccccaagccTCTAGTTCCTCAATCTCCTCTCCACCAATAGTCTTACCTTATATCCTATCCACTTAACCCACATTCTaatttccttctagtcattgCTCCATTTCTCTGCTTCGTGTCATAGCACAGctctttgaaataataataataataattgtctaCACTaactttctccacattctctcttcttattctcttgaACCCACTTCAATTGGATTCTTATTTCCACAGTCCACTGAGGCTGGTCTTGTTGAGGGGTAATGGTCTTTCGATTTGTCAACTAGGTTAGGTTATTCAATCAAACAGCAGTCTAGGTGTTGCTGTGAAATATTTTGTAGGTGTGATTAAAGTTCATAATCAGTTGATGTTAAGTAAGGGAGATATTTTAGATTATCAGTGGGCCTCATCTAGACAGTTGAAGAACATAAGGCTTCCCTGAAGAGACTAAATCTGCCTGTGGACACAAGCTTTAGCTCATGCCTGAGAGTTAGAGCCTATCTCTCCTGATGACCTTGCCCTGTGGAATTCAGACCTGCCTAGCCAGCCCTCACAATTGCACAAATCTATTCCTTCTAACAAGTCTCTTAATGTGTATCTTCTACTACTTTTGCATCTGATTGAATCCTGATATATGAGGTCATTCATGGTTCCCAAGCCGCCAAATCCAATGGTAAAAATTTTCAGGTCTTACCTGACCTATCAGCAAAATGAGACATGGATCACTTCCTCCTCCTGGAAGCATTGGCTTCCAGAGCACTGACCTATTTTGGTGAATCTTGTAGTTTTATGGCTTCTTCACAGTTTCCTCTGGTGGTTACTACTCATCTGTTTTGACTTTTAAGGTTGGAATGCCTCAaacttcttctcttctctccctacaCTTACAtcattccattttgtttctttaaatggaATATGTATGTTGATGAACCCAGATGTTCAGCTCAAGTATGTCAAATGCCTATTCAACATCTCCACCTAACATGAGGAAGCATATCCAATCTAACATGTCCacgatagttaattttatgtatcaacttggctaggctatgCTGCCCAGATGTTTGATCAAACACCAGATTGAGTGTTGTGGTAAAGGTATGTTTTtaagatgtgattaacatttgtatcactatattttgaataaagcagattatTCTCATAATGTGGCAGAGCTTTATTCAATCTCTTGAAAGCTATAAGAGAAATGACTGAGGTCCCCTAAGGAAGAAGGGGTCCTGCCTCCAGACTACCTTCAGACTTGAGCTGCAAAATCAACTCTCCTTGGATCTCCAGCCTGCCTACCTGCCCTGCAAATTTCAGTTTTGCCAGCATCCATGGTTGCCCaagccaattctttaaaataaatctctttatatatacacacacactctacttgttctgtttctttggagaacctgAACTATTATGGGGTGCAAAACCAAACTCCTAATTTCCTTCATCCCCCACCCCTAAGTCTCTGTTTCCTCTCAACCTTCCCCACTACAGTTGGCAGCAAACCCAGTTTCTCAGACACCATATCCAATTCATCAGCAAATCCTGCCATCTCTCCCTTCAAACTAGACTTATGATCTGATCACTTCTCACCATTTTCATTGCTATCTCCCTGGTCTCTTCCACCATTACCTCTTATCTAGATAAAAACTTCTTACTTAGGTCCCTGTTTCTATCTTGCCCCTTCCATAGCTTTTACTTAGAGTGTAAATAAAACCATGTCACTCCCTTCTCAAAACTCTGcagtttttctgtttcatttggaTGAAAAAGCAAAGCCTATAAGGCTCTATATGACATGGGCCTTATTGTCTCTTCTGCAATCCCTCGATCTTCTCACTCTGGCTACATTCTGGACATTCTCccgcctcagggcctttgccttACTGATCCCTCTGCTGGAAATGTTCATCAGTAAGGATGAAGTTTTCCTGTAAaaaatggaaaacccaaaataacTGTGGCTTAGACATGATAGTAGCATATTTTTATCAAAGAAAAGTCTGGGGGTCATGGGTCCAAGGCTGGTAGGCTATTCTATGGTCTCAGAGCCTTAGGTTTCTCTGACCTGGAAAGGATTTCATTCTTAGACCCCCTCATGGTCCCACCAGGAGAAGGAGCAAAAGGTACGGGAAGAAATGGGTCAAAAGAGAGACAACTGGTATCTTTTAAGGAAGGTTTGCTAAAACTTCCTCTGTACACTTCCTCTGACATTCCATTGCCCAGAATATAATCACATGCTCATACCTGACTTCAAAGGAGCCTGGGAAGTGTATTTATTTCGAGGAGCCATGAACCTATTGGAGATTCAGAGGAAGATGAACAGAATATATTGAGACGAATGTCTGCAGTCCCTATCTCAGAATCTATTAAGAAGACAAAGATGAGGtgcccagtggctcagtcaggtaagtgtctgactcttgatttcagctcaggtcataatctctgggtcctgagatcaagcctcacatctaGTTCCATGCTAGGTGTGAAGCCAGCTTAAGATTATATTTCCCCTACCCCTTCTCCCATTgtactcactttctctctttccctcaaaaacaacacaaaacaaaaaagacaaaaagatgcCCTGTGTGGCTTGGGAAGAGTGGTATGAAATAGATTGGAGAGGTAAGTAGGTGTGGAAGATTATTTCTAAAGGTGTTTGCCAAAAGTTCCTCCCATTCTTGAACATTTATGTCACTCTAATCAAAAGGCAGGTCCTTCCCTTGAGTCTGGGCTGcccttgtgacttgctttgatcaATAGAATGTGGTGGAAGTGATGTTATGTATTTTGGCTTAGATTTTAAGAATACTGGtagcttccttttcttccttttgagatTCAACTTCCAGGAAAAGACACTTGAACTTGCCCACTAATGCTGCTGAGGGACCATGTAGAGAGGGAGACTGCCATCTTGGCTGAGACACTGGGTATGTGAGTAAAGCCACATTGGATATTTCAGCCCCAGATGGGTTCCCAGTCAAACGCATCCATACAAGTGATCCCAGCCTATACCAAATGGAGCAGAGAACTGACCAGCTGTTCTTTTGCTGAACATCATGAAATGTAATAAATTGTTGCTTCAAGCACTAAGTTTCAAAAAGATTTGTTATGCAACAGTAGGTAACTCAAATAGCAGAAGCCAGATCGTATAAAGGTTTATAGGCTCAAGAAAAGtgtttggtttttatatttagtGCAGAGGTAAGCATTAGaggacttaattttatttaaatattttattcattagagtggagtgggggagggtggagacacagaggaagaaggagaagcagactttccctgagcagagagcccaacacggggctcaatttGAGGACCCTGTGATTATTATCTTAAAGAAAGGcagaggtttaaccaactgagccacccaggtgcccatgcgTTAGAGGATTTTAAATAGATCAATTACATGATCTGATTTCTATTACAAGAAGGTTACTCTGCTACTGTTTGGAGAAAGGGTTGTAGGGGCTCAAGATGGATGAAAATGAAACCAGGCAGCTGCTTCAATTGTCAAAGTGAGAGATGGCCGGTGAAGGTGGCTATGACCAGGACAATTAACCCAGTAGGCTTGAGAAGTGGTTccattatagaaatattttagaggAAGAGCCAATAATACTTATTCATTGATTAGACCAAGGgactagagaaagagagaaagattatttttagaattttttaaccTGAGGATGGGTAGAGCTGTATTACTTTGACCTGTCCCTTAGTTCCGGGTTCACTTTCTCATATATGTGCAAAATTTAGTGAACCCAAATATTAGACTTTCACATTgggaagtaaattttaaaaagcaccttGTCCTTGACATAGAGTCTCATGACTTTCTTGGCACCTGAAATGTACATATAGTGGGCCTGGGATGATTAATGGACAAGATTGTTCATGACCCACTTACGGTCTGTTTCTTCCATTATAAACTCTTTGAAATATGGAAGTCTGGCTGGATTTCATTTCAGTTGGAAATAGTaccattctttgtctttttttaaatcataaaataagaCCAAACAACCCCTCCCCTAAGCCCTATGACCTATtcatatttctagatattttgttattaaaatatagtGCCTATTATAGCACCTGTGTAcctgtttattaaaatattcgtgatgggaaaaaagataaataaaaaagattagctCTCATTGGTTTTGGTGTTCAACTCTGATCATTCAAGAATAACTTACTGTGGAATATTCATGGTTTTGTTGGTTACATGTCTCACCAGTAGGCAGTAAATGAGGAAAGAGGGAGCAACCTTCTTAATACTTCTCCTGATTGACTAATCCAATAAGCAGAAGTCAAGACTCATCTTTTTGCATGACATCAAAGAGTTTGATAACTAATAGGGAAGTTAAGACTCATACACAAGGCATTCAGCACACTCTGGCCACTGAAgtaccttttctttattttttttaaattgaaataaatcgtagtatatgtgctgctgaagcgagcatgAAATTGAAATAAATCTAACTTGAATCTCCTTTCCCAATCCCATTAACTCTCCAAGCCTGAGGACAAGGCCCGTGTAGCAGACACTCTTGGCGCTCTTCTCCTACATGTGTGGTTTCCCTGCAGCATGGGGAAGCTTGTTAATGCTTCATGCCTCAAGCTCCCTCAAGCACCTGTAGCTCCTTCCCATGGGCTTTCTCCAGCTGTAGGGGCTTGCTCAGCCTAGGGGCAGGTAGAAGTGCTCTGAGGTTATTAATCCTAAGAAGAACTCTCATTTAGTGAGAGGTGAAAATTGGAGGAAACATACCCGTTGTCTTCGCCTCAGTgggacaattcttttttttctcttttcttttgtatattttttattggagctcaatttgccaacatatagtataacacccagtgctcatcctgtcaagtgcccccctcagtgcccgtcacccagtcaccccatgccccCCGCCTACTTCCCTTTCCCCTACTCTTTGTTCATTTTCGATGGGACAATTCTGAGGTGAGTTCTGCATTTCCTTTACAAAGTaccccatgaaaaaaaaaaaaaaaaaacaaagtaccccatgggattgagtcccagttgCCAATAGCAGTAACCACCCACCCACAGAATTATACCTTATTGTTCTATATTCCTACCCCAAAGCGTCATTATGTTTTCTGGTGTCACCTCCCCAAAAATGCTTGTATCTGAATTCTTGTCTGAGGGTTTGCTTTTTGCAGAACACACACTTAGACATCCGGTGTCACTTGATTGTCTTCTTCCCCCTCTTTAGAACAATGCAAAGACACTGTGAGGCCCTGGGGGGTAGAGGAGGGGCCCACTTCTCAGGTCCAGAGGCCACTGCTACCACTCTTCCTCATCCCAGCCACATGGACTGTGCTCTGCGTCTAAGGCAGCCTTAACTCTTGGCAGCCTCCTTCCTTCTGTAGAGGCTTGTGAAGCGGTTGAGTAGCCTTTCTGTCTGAGGTTCTACGGCTGCCCAGGTGCTGGGTTTCAGAAAGCAGTGTGTTTGAGGACTCCAAAAGCCCTTTATGGCTTCCTCTATCCAATAGGTGGAAAGGTAGATTCTTACCACTCTACTCAACTCTGAGAGCACTTccatccccttccctcccagctTAAGTGGGCTCAATCAAGGGCCTGGCAAACATTCTCTGTAAAGGacaagatagtaaatattttagactttgtgggtcattcagtctctgtcacaactatttAACC
It includes:
- the LOC144298909 gene encoding uncharacterized protein LOC144298909, whose product is MSHLTDDEDEAGTHKVGCVSSSSASISSNAGDGWGLGFCSIQVKVTLLVHRPHFSVWTVHYLGPLTPAAPSWRPDALSTKQAPASGRNTWSTVWVPKFWEAERKTKTKSNPGLWPRSREPSDPWAAINRPPLPEAWLPELLAPSHACLNCGRAAQYPQLTTLGPVSPFTVSPSPSQSGPACSRPLPPRARAPPPPAHPSRPFRGLGLGRAPEDCALGPGSLPRGPGLSEARAARGSPSARALERASSQLRLREPGRCGTSRAFPCGAGRPKGREALPRGPGLLPAPSGPARFSARPPRPSRVSLTPAGLPPALGLPRPQRQGSPEEGREGARDSLSARDFLVFLVLTTLDAQTQKTPRVPSPWPNLLNRSALVRDPPSLAVEPACISPVQLGRGFLSPVYTCSSCANANVPGVQPKGQAPTSFSGRGRCQLWLQAAGRSASPFVRAEASRPGICSLRALRNSKPCATCPPTSVPPKD